The Pseudarthrobacter sp. NS4 genome includes a window with the following:
- a CDS encoding Hsp20/alpha crystallin family protein — protein MNNILRRTGTDITEPLRRLFEGDLDTWLRTEEYKENGTLVIKAEVPGIDPEKDVDITMTGDQLRITVRHEEKSEHTGKEGYRSEFRYGTFSRAVTLPGAADQSDVKATYIDGILEVRVPLPEQEDTGKRKIPIVRG, from the coding sequence ATGAACAACATCCTCCGGCGCACCGGAACGGACATCACCGAACCCCTCCGGCGCTTATTCGAAGGAGACCTCGATACCTGGCTGCGGACCGAGGAGTACAAGGAAAACGGCACCCTGGTCATCAAGGCTGAAGTTCCCGGCATTGATCCGGAAAAGGACGTGGACATCACCATGACCGGTGACCAGCTCCGGATCACCGTCCGGCACGAGGAAAAATCGGAGCACACGGGCAAGGAGGGGTACCGCTCAGAGTTCCGCTACGGCACCTTCTCCCGGGCGGTCACCCTCCCCGGCGCCGCGGACCAGAGCGACGTGAAGGCCACCTACATCGACGGCATTCTGGAGGTCCGCGTTCCCCTGCCCGAGCAGGAAGACACGGGGAAGCGGAAGATTCCCATCGTCCGCGGCTAG
- a CDS encoding MFS transporter, with protein MSITVNKQQSGRASTAKTIVGTGIGNAVEWYDWAIYATFTPFIASQLFSKADPASAVLSTLAIFAVGFVARPFGGFLFGWIGDRVGRKTSMTLAVGLASLGSLMIGIAPTFASVGAWASLMLLVARLIQGLAHGGELPSSQTYLSEMAPKEHRGFWATLIYTSGTVGILFGTLLGAVLNMTLTIEAMNAWGWRIPFLLGAVMGLYALIMRSRLHETEAFEGESTSQKRAPIWPQIVRHRKQALQVIGLTVGLTVIYYIWGVVAPSYATTALKIDRGEALWAGVIANIVFIAALPVWGKLSDRIGRKKVLWSGAIGSALFHFPMTWLLKDSAWQLAVGMSVMLIFIAASAAIVPAVYAELFPTSIRTVGVGVPYSICVAVFGGTAPYLQQWLGTTLGVPQVFNVYAVVLLVISAAFVFTIPETKGKDLTH; from the coding sequence ATGTCCATCACAGTGAACAAACAGCAGTCTGGACGCGCGTCCACCGCGAAGACCATCGTCGGAACAGGCATCGGCAACGCCGTTGAATGGTACGACTGGGCCATCTACGCCACCTTCACGCCGTTCATCGCCAGCCAGCTCTTCAGCAAGGCAGATCCGGCGTCGGCCGTCCTGTCCACCTTGGCGATCTTCGCCGTCGGCTTCGTGGCGCGGCCCTTCGGCGGCTTCCTCTTTGGCTGGATCGGCGACCGGGTGGGCCGCAAGACGTCGATGACGCTCGCCGTCGGCCTGGCATCGCTGGGCAGCCTGATGATCGGCATCGCCCCCACATTCGCAAGTGTCGGCGCATGGGCCTCGCTCATGCTGCTGGTGGCGCGGCTCATCCAGGGCCTGGCGCACGGCGGTGAGCTGCCGTCGTCGCAGACGTACCTTTCGGAGATGGCACCCAAGGAACACCGCGGGTTCTGGGCAACACTGATCTACACCTCCGGGACTGTGGGGATCCTGTTCGGCACCCTGCTCGGCGCTGTCCTGAACATGACACTGACCATCGAAGCCATGAATGCCTGGGGCTGGCGCATCCCGTTCCTGCTGGGCGCCGTGATGGGCCTGTACGCGCTGATCATGAGGTCACGGCTTCATGAGACCGAGGCCTTTGAGGGTGAATCCACGTCACAGAAGAGGGCACCTATCTGGCCGCAGATTGTCCGCCACCGCAAGCAGGCGCTGCAGGTCATCGGCCTGACGGTTGGCCTCACAGTGATCTACTACATCTGGGGTGTTGTGGCGCCGAGCTATGCGACGACGGCGCTGAAGATCGACCGCGGCGAAGCCCTGTGGGCCGGCGTGATTGCCAACATCGTGTTCATCGCCGCGCTGCCCGTGTGGGGCAAGCTGTCCGACCGGATCGGGCGTAAAAAGGTGCTGTGGTCCGGCGCGATCGGCTCTGCTTTATTCCACTTCCCGATGACCTGGCTACTGAAGGACTCGGCCTGGCAGCTGGCGGTGGGCATGTCCGTGATGCTGATCTTCATCGCCGCGAGTGCCGCCATCGTTCCCGCCGTCTACGCCGAACTGTTCCCGACGTCCATCCGCACCGTGGGTGTTGGCGTCCCGTACTCCATCTGCGTGGCCGTGTTCGGCGGCACCGCCCCCTACCTGCAGCAGTGGCTGGGAACCACCCTTGGCGTGCCGCAGGTGTTCAACGTCTACGCTGTGGTGCTGCTGGTCATCAGCGCAGCCTTCGTCTTCACCATCCCGGAGACGAAGGGCAAGGACCTGACGCACTAG
- a CDS encoding TetR/AcrR family transcriptional regulator — MGIRSKTEEKLLDAADELFFTHGIAATPVDVILDRAGVSAATLYRGYPSKEALVAAALNRRHKAWLAAWDRAIERQATARGKLLAVFDALDEFMASPGGARWCAFLGSAAEYADAPAGILEAVRADTNSFQTRLAEFAVPVVGRQAQALAEELLLVVTGVLAMRLREAGQGTTTARRVASFLIDTKVGSTE, encoded by the coding sequence ATGGGAATTCGTTCAAAAACTGAGGAAAAGCTGCTCGATGCCGCGGATGAGCTCTTCTTCACCCACGGAATCGCCGCTACACCGGTTGACGTAATCCTTGACAGGGCGGGGGTATCGGCGGCCACGCTTTACCGCGGTTACCCGAGTAAGGAAGCGCTGGTTGCAGCCGCCCTGAACAGACGTCATAAGGCATGGCTTGCTGCGTGGGACCGGGCCATCGAGCGCCAGGCAACAGCCCGGGGAAAGCTGCTGGCGGTCTTCGATGCGCTGGACGAGTTCATGGCAAGCCCTGGCGGTGCGCGCTGGTGCGCATTCCTGGGTTCTGCCGCTGAGTATGCCGACGCGCCTGCCGGAATCCTCGAGGCTGTGCGGGCAGACACTAATTCGTTTCAAACCCGGCTTGCAGAATTCGCCGTTCCCGTTGTCGGGCGCCAAGCCCAGGCGCTGGCCGAGGAACTGCTGCTCGTGGTCACCGGCGTCTTGGCGATGCGACTGCGTGAAGCTGGACAGGGAACAACAACTGCACGCAGGGTTGCCAGCTTTCTCATAGACACCAAGGTCGGCTCAACGGAATAG
- a CDS encoding Lrp/AsnC family transcriptional regulator gives MELNEEDLALIQVLQTSPRLGWADAAKVLGVHATTLAARWDRLKSSGAAWVTAHLAGDPQQMLLAFVAVDCDMNLRDSVTAQLAAIPHIVTVEEAASNRDLMLTVITKSLEDFSSNVVSRFKTIEGLTKYQTALCTRLHASADEWRLNILDPAQLATLRTLGHHGKHHGKHDSAEAAQLPESHLELLPFLARDGRATAAEIARELGRHPATVQRQLNRVLASGILLFRCEIAQGYSSYPVTCQWFANVPAGRHEEAAAAIRTISNVRLSASTTGPTNFVIIMWLQSLADVMTAELALQQKVPGIDLVESVVMLTTVKRVGWMLNEDTTASGAVVHAGSLGAAD, from the coding sequence ATGGAGCTCAATGAAGAAGACCTCGCCCTGATCCAGGTCCTGCAGACCTCGCCGAGGCTGGGTTGGGCGGATGCCGCGAAGGTGCTCGGCGTCCATGCCACCACGCTTGCCGCACGGTGGGACCGGTTGAAATCCAGCGGCGCTGCATGGGTGACCGCGCACCTGGCGGGGGACCCGCAGCAGATGCTCCTCGCGTTCGTGGCAGTGGACTGCGACATGAACCTGCGGGACAGCGTTACCGCGCAGTTGGCCGCCATCCCGCACATCGTCACGGTCGAGGAGGCGGCGAGCAACCGGGACCTCATGCTGACCGTGATCACAAAGTCGCTGGAGGATTTCAGCTCCAACGTCGTTTCCCGATTCAAGACCATTGAAGGGCTCACCAAGTACCAGACAGCCCTGTGTACCAGGCTGCACGCCAGTGCGGATGAATGGCGACTGAACATCCTGGACCCTGCCCAGCTCGCAACGCTGCGGACACTGGGGCACCACGGCAAGCACCACGGCAAACATGATTCCGCAGAGGCCGCCCAACTCCCCGAAAGCCACCTGGAGCTGCTGCCGTTCCTGGCCCGCGACGGCAGGGCAACCGCGGCGGAGATAGCCCGCGAATTGGGCCGGCATCCGGCAACTGTGCAGCGGCAGCTCAACCGGGTGCTGGCCAGCGGCATCCTTTTGTTCCGCTGCGAGATTGCCCAGGGTTACTCCTCCTACCCCGTCACCTGCCAATGGTTCGCCAATGTCCCCGCGGGCCGGCATGAGGAGGCTGCCGCCGCGATCCGCACCATCAGCAACGTCCGGCTGAGCGCATCCACCACCGGGCCCACCAATTTCGTGATCATTATGTGGCTGCAGTCCCTGGCGGACGTGATGACAGCGGAACTTGCCCTGCAGCAAAAAGTCCCCGGCATCGATCTGGTGGAAAGCGTAGTTATGCTGACCACCGTCAAGCGCGTGGGCTGGATGCTGAACGAAGATACGACGGCGAGTGGCGCCGTCGTGCATGCCGGAAGCCTGGGTGCCGCAGACTGA
- a CDS encoding MFS transporter: MKRTFSFSPARDGMLLAAGTSFIAMTYGLIRMAYGLFLPDVQAELSFSAAAAGLISSGASLSYCMGALIGLRAGAAHPRRLVIGAALCAGIGSAGMAAAMQPGVFAPFAILSSTGAGLASPALVSIIGRNVERRDNNRAQSIVNAGTGPGLIVAGVLALVLLPNWRLPWFVVAGFTIIIAALVLRLDRAGTHRSVDENRLPPKSWFGAHGHIIAAALLVGAGSAAVWTFGRAHLVESGASEPVSIGAWIALGIGGTAVIATAGWMSHFRPPGAWALSASVVAGATVMLGMAPGFTALALLACVAFGWGYTAATGALIAWTQERDFDRAATGTSLLFVALVLGQALGATAAGAVAAVWGLAAAFVLAAVVTGAAVAVPHRHKTLTAVP; the protein is encoded by the coding sequence ATGAAACGTACGTTTTCGTTTTCGCCTGCCAGGGATGGCATGTTGCTTGCCGCGGGCACTAGCTTCATCGCGATGACCTATGGCCTGATCCGAATGGCGTACGGCCTCTTTCTTCCGGACGTGCAAGCCGAACTTTCCTTCAGCGCAGCCGCGGCGGGCCTGATTTCATCCGGCGCGTCTCTGTCCTACTGCATGGGTGCATTGATTGGTTTACGGGCGGGTGCGGCTCACCCGCGCCGGCTGGTCATTGGGGCGGCCCTCTGTGCCGGCATTGGATCCGCGGGCATGGCCGCAGCGATGCAGCCGGGCGTCTTTGCCCCTTTCGCGATCCTCAGTTCCACCGGCGCCGGTCTTGCATCCCCTGCCCTCGTGTCCATCATCGGACGCAACGTCGAAAGAAGGGACAACAATCGCGCACAATCGATTGTGAACGCAGGTACCGGGCCCGGACTGATCGTCGCCGGGGTGCTGGCGCTGGTACTTCTCCCTAACTGGCGGCTCCCCTGGTTCGTCGTAGCCGGCTTCACAATCATCATTGCCGCCCTGGTTCTACGGCTTGACAGAGCAGGCACCCACCGCTCAGTTGACGAGAACAGGCTTCCGCCCAAATCCTGGTTCGGCGCACACGGCCACATCATCGCCGCTGCACTCTTGGTGGGTGCGGGCTCGGCTGCCGTATGGACCTTTGGACGAGCCCACCTGGTGGAATCCGGCGCCAGTGAGCCGGTGTCGATAGGAGCCTGGATAGCCCTCGGCATCGGCGGAACAGCAGTAATCGCCACTGCCGGATGGATGAGCCATTTCCGGCCACCGGGCGCGTGGGCACTCAGTGCCTCCGTGGTTGCCGGCGCTACTGTGATGCTGGGAATGGCTCCCGGCTTTACCGCCCTGGCACTACTCGCCTGCGTTGCTTTCGGGTGGGGCTATACCGCCGCCACAGGAGCGCTTATCGCATGGACGCAGGAACGCGACTTCGATCGTGCTGCAACGGGCACATCCCTTCTTTTTGTCGCCCTCGTCCTGGGGCAGGCCCTCGGCGCCACGGCCGCAGGTGCAGTTGCCGCTGTCTGGGGGCTCGCTGCCGCTTTCGTACTGGCAGCCGTAGTCACCGGAGCGGCAGTGGCTGTCCCGCATCGGCACAAAACCCTAACGGCGGTGCCTTAA
- a CDS encoding M20 metallopeptidase family protein, translating to MTITADARDLHDDLVRLRHDLHRQPEIGLELPRTQERVLQALDGLPLEITLGKETTSVTAVLRGGIPSPAGEDGRQRPAVLLRADMDALPVQEKTGVDYTSRTNGAMHACGHDLHTSMLAGAATLLAGKRHQLAGDVVLMFQPGEEGFDGASYMIREGVLDAAGTRVQAAYGMHVFSSLEPHGTFCTKSGVMLSSSDGLEVTVLGAGGHGSAPHAAKDPVTVAAEMVTALQVMVTRQFNMFDPVVLSVGVLHAGTKRNVIPESARIEATVRTFSEASRLKMMEAVPRLLKGIAAAHGVEVHVDYQEEYPLTITDEDETFTAEKVISGLFGESRLSRWATPLSGSEDFSRVLAEVPGTFVGLSAVAPGGDPATSPFNHSPYATFDDGVLADGAALYAQLAISRLAALSAAS from the coding sequence GTGACGATTACCGCCGATGCCCGCGACCTGCACGATGACCTGGTCCGCCTGCGCCATGACCTGCACCGGCAGCCGGAAATCGGCCTGGAGCTTCCCCGGACGCAGGAACGCGTTCTTCAAGCCCTGGACGGCCTGCCGCTCGAGATCACCCTGGGCAAGGAGACGACGTCGGTCACCGCAGTTCTCCGCGGCGGCATCCCCTCCCCCGCGGGTGAGGACGGAAGGCAGCGGCCCGCGGTGCTCCTCCGTGCCGACATGGACGCGCTCCCGGTCCAGGAAAAGACCGGCGTCGACTACACGTCCCGTACCAATGGCGCCATGCACGCCTGCGGCCACGACCTGCACACCTCGATGCTCGCCGGAGCCGCCACCCTCCTGGCCGGGAAACGGCACCAACTGGCCGGCGACGTCGTCCTCATGTTCCAGCCCGGCGAGGAAGGGTTCGACGGCGCCAGCTACATGATCCGGGAAGGCGTCCTGGACGCAGCCGGAACCCGGGTCCAGGCGGCCTACGGCATGCACGTGTTCTCCTCGCTTGAGCCGCACGGCACCTTTTGCACCAAATCGGGCGTCATGCTCAGCTCATCGGACGGGCTCGAAGTCACTGTGCTGGGTGCGGGCGGCCATGGTTCCGCCCCGCACGCGGCCAAGGATCCGGTGACGGTCGCTGCCGAAATGGTGACCGCCCTGCAGGTGATGGTCACCCGGCAGTTCAACATGTTCGATCCCGTGGTCCTGTCCGTGGGAGTGCTCCACGCCGGCACCAAACGGAACGTGATCCCCGAATCAGCCCGCATCGAGGCCACCGTCCGGACCTTCTCCGAGGCGTCGCGCCTGAAGATGATGGAGGCGGTCCCGCGCCTGCTCAAGGGCATCGCCGCCGCGCACGGGGTGGAGGTCCACGTGGACTACCAGGAGGAATATCCGCTCACCATCACGGACGAAGACGAAACCTTTACCGCGGAGAAGGTCATCTCCGGGCTCTTCGGCGAGAGCCGCCTTTCGCGCTGGGCCACTCCACTCAGCGGCTCCGAGGACTTCTCCAGGGTGCTTGCCGAGGTGCCCGGCACCTTCGTAGGACTCAGCGCCGTGGCTCCGGGCGGTGATCCGGCAACGTCCCCCTTCAACCACTCCCCTTATGCGACGTTCGACGACGGCGTGCTGGCTGACGGAGCCGCGCTCTACGCCCAGCTCGCCATCTCGCGGCTTGCCGCGCTTTCAGCGGCGTCGTAA
- a CDS encoding Rieske 2Fe-2S domain-containing protein, with the protein MKPLPALELVTRLEDAEWLDPLAKTVRKAVKKVIGPRWARDILHGVPIGHPVHPLAVQVPIGAWISAGVLDAIPGSEKAAKVLIGVGTISVLPSALAGFTDWSQLHSQQQRVGLVHAGANIAATSLYIASLVQRARGSQGSGKVLAYLGLATVSASGFLGGHLTYRQAAGVNHSEEIPHRFPSGWHPLAQLADLPEGKLHKREVAGLPLLVHREGNTVNVLSDVCSHLSGPLHEGKLKGGGDGEPCVVCPWHRSTFSLRTGEVQAGPATSRQPRFETRVTDGLVEVCLPGAD; encoded by the coding sequence ATGAAGCCACTGCCTGCACTTGAGCTTGTTACCCGCCTTGAGGACGCCGAATGGCTTGACCCGCTGGCCAAGACTGTCCGGAAAGCCGTGAAGAAGGTCATTGGCCCACGTTGGGCCCGGGACATCCTGCACGGGGTGCCTATCGGCCACCCGGTTCACCCGCTTGCCGTCCAGGTACCCATCGGTGCGTGGATCTCGGCCGGGGTCCTGGATGCGATCCCGGGCAGTGAGAAAGCCGCCAAGGTGCTCATCGGCGTGGGAACCATCAGCGTTTTACCGTCTGCGCTGGCCGGGTTCACCGACTGGTCGCAGCTGCACAGCCAGCAGCAGAGGGTGGGCCTGGTCCACGCAGGCGCCAATATCGCGGCAACAAGTCTCTACATCGCGTCGCTGGTGCAGCGTGCGAGGGGCAGCCAGGGCAGCGGGAAGGTGCTCGCGTACCTTGGACTTGCCACGGTCAGTGCCAGCGGTTTCCTTGGTGGCCACCTCACGTACCGGCAGGCCGCGGGCGTGAACCACAGCGAGGAGATCCCGCACCGTTTCCCGTCCGGCTGGCATCCCCTGGCGCAGCTTGCGGACCTGCCCGAAGGAAAGCTCCACAAGCGCGAGGTTGCAGGGTTGCCGCTCCTCGTCCACCGTGAAGGGAACACCGTCAACGTTCTGTCCGACGTCTGCAGCCACCTGTCGGGGCCGTTGCACGAAGGCAAGCTCAAAGGCGGGGGCGACGGCGAACCATGCGTCGTCTGCCCCTGGCACCGGAGCACCTTCTCGCTGCGCACCGGTGAAGTGCAGGCCGGACCAGCCACCTCCCGGCAGCCACGGTTTGAAACGCGTGTTACCGACGGGCTCGTGGAAGTCTGCCTTCCGGGCGCTGACTAG
- the glgX gene encoding glycogen debranching protein GlgX, which yields MEVWTGSPYPLGATYDGSGTNFALFSEAASAVHLCLFDEDGSEQRIRLEAVDGFVWHCYLPHVLPGQLYGYRVDGPYTPAQGLRCNPNKLLMDPYAKAMSGDITWGQPMFSYHFGDPASFNTDDSAPSTMRSVVISPFFDWQHDRPPRIPYNDTLIYEAHVKGLTMTHPEVPEKERGTYAGIAHPAVIEHLQKLGVTAIELMPVHQFVQDSVLQEKGLSNYWGYNTLGFFAPHASYSSSTRPGQQVQEFKAMVRSLHAADIEVILDVVYNHTAEGNHLGPTLSFKGIDNQAYYRLVDHEKQHYLDYTGTGNTINVRHPHALQLLMDSLRYWVLEMHVDGFRFDLASALAREFYEVDRLSSFFDLVQQDPVVSQVKLIAEPWDVGPGGYQVGNFPPLWTEWNGKYRDAVRDFWRGAPATLGEFASRLAGSSDLYESSGRRPVASINFVTAHDGFTLRDLVSYNSKHNGANGENNNDGESHNRSWNCGTEGPTDDPEILALRARQQRNFLATLLLSQGVPMVLHGDELGRTQLGNNNAYCQDSPVSWINWDMADQPLTEFLAAVSTLRREHPTFRRNRFFEGRPVRRSAGQPLPDIVWLNTDASEMVPEDWGNPLARALGVFYNGEAVGKDHRGRVIRDHNFLLYCNSGDEPVDFTLPGTEYSPAWEQLIDTAGEHADQGFLEANGTVKLAAKSLLALRAYAKPPEKPDHSVAASLALLAAPEGARPPS from the coding sequence ATGGAAGTCTGGACGGGGAGCCCGTATCCGTTGGGCGCCACTTATGACGGCAGCGGCACGAACTTCGCCCTGTTCAGTGAGGCCGCGAGCGCAGTCCATCTGTGCCTGTTCGACGAAGACGGCAGCGAACAACGCATCCGGCTTGAAGCCGTGGATGGCTTCGTCTGGCACTGCTACCTGCCGCATGTCCTCCCCGGCCAGCTGTACGGCTACCGGGTGGACGGCCCCTACACTCCGGCGCAGGGCCTTCGCTGCAACCCGAACAAGCTGCTGATGGACCCGTATGCCAAAGCCATGAGCGGTGACATCACCTGGGGCCAGCCGATGTTCTCCTACCACTTCGGCGACCCCGCGTCCTTCAACACTGACGACTCCGCACCCAGCACCATGAGGTCCGTGGTCATCAGCCCATTCTTCGACTGGCAGCACGACCGCCCGCCGCGGATCCCCTACAACGACACCCTGATCTACGAGGCACACGTCAAGGGCCTGACCATGACCCATCCCGAGGTGCCGGAGAAGGAACGCGGCACCTATGCGGGAATTGCGCACCCCGCGGTGATCGAGCATCTGCAGAAGCTGGGCGTCACGGCCATCGAACTGATGCCGGTGCACCAGTTCGTCCAGGACAGCGTGCTGCAGGAGAAGGGCCTCAGCAACTACTGGGGCTACAACACCCTTGGCTTCTTCGCCCCGCACGCGAGCTACAGTTCCAGCACCAGGCCCGGGCAGCAGGTGCAGGAATTCAAGGCGATGGTCCGCTCACTGCACGCCGCGGACATCGAGGTGATTCTCGACGTCGTTTATAACCACACAGCGGAGGGGAACCACCTGGGCCCAACGTTGTCGTTCAAGGGGATCGACAACCAGGCGTACTACCGGCTGGTTGACCACGAGAAGCAGCACTACCTGGACTACACGGGCACCGGCAACACCATCAATGTCCGGCACCCGCATGCCCTGCAGCTGCTGATGGACTCGCTGCGGTACTGGGTGCTGGAGATGCATGTGGACGGTTTCCGCTTTGACCTTGCGTCAGCCCTCGCCCGCGAATTTTATGAGGTGGACCGGCTGTCCAGCTTCTTTGACCTGGTGCAGCAGGATCCTGTGGTGTCGCAGGTGAAACTCATCGCCGAGCCCTGGGACGTCGGCCCCGGCGGCTACCAGGTGGGCAACTTTCCTCCGCTGTGGACGGAGTGGAACGGAAAGTACCGCGACGCCGTCCGCGACTTCTGGCGCGGCGCTCCCGCCACCCTGGGGGAGTTCGCGTCCCGGCTTGCCGGCTCGTCCGACCTCTATGAAAGCTCGGGACGCCGGCCGGTGGCGTCCATCAACTTCGTCACGGCCCACGACGGCTTTACCCTGCGCGATCTTGTCTCGTACAACTCCAAGCACAACGGGGCCAACGGCGAAAACAACAATGACGGCGAGTCCCATAACCGGTCCTGGAACTGCGGCACAGAGGGGCCGACGGACGATCCTGAAATCCTGGCCTTACGTGCACGGCAGCAACGTAATTTCCTGGCTACACTGCTCCTCTCTCAGGGTGTGCCGATGGTGCTCCACGGTGATGAGCTGGGCCGAACCCAGCTGGGAAACAACAACGCTTACTGCCAGGACTCACCCGTGTCCTGGATCAACTGGGATATGGCGGACCAGCCCCTGACGGAATTCCTGGCCGCTGTCAGCACCCTGCGCCGCGAGCATCCGACATTCCGCCGCAACAGGTTCTTTGAAGGACGGCCTGTCCGGCGCAGCGCCGGGCAACCCCTGCCGGATATCGTCTGGCTCAACACGGATGCGTCCGAAATGGTTCCCGAGGACTGGGGCAACCCGCTCGCAAGGGCCCTGGGTGTGTTCTACAACGGCGAAGCAGTGGGTAAGGACCACCGCGGAAGGGTCATCCGGGACCACAACTTCCTGCTCTACTGCAATTCCGGAGACGAACCCGTGGACTTCACGCTCCCGGGTACGGAGTACTCGCCAGCCTGGGAGCAGCTGATCGATACCGCGGGGGAACATGCTGACCAAGGCTTCCTTGAGGCGAACGGAACCGTGAAACTTGCCGCCAAGTCCCTGCTCGCACTGCGGGCCTACGCCAAACCTCCGGAAAAACCGGACCACTCCGTGGCAGCCTCCCTGGCCCTGCTCGCGGCACCCGAAGGTGCGCGGCCGCCGTCGTAA
- a CDS encoding putative quinol monooxygenase: protein MTFANVGSLGTKPGQRDAVVSILLRPMAGLKEAGCLLYEVGVSADAPDTVFVCELWKSPEAHQASLQLDSVRAAIAEAVPLLSGEMGGNQFTVLGSPLR, encoded by the coding sequence ATGACCTTTGCAAATGTGGGAAGCCTCGGAACCAAGCCTGGCCAGCGCGACGCCGTCGTATCCATCCTGCTCCGGCCCATGGCCGGGCTGAAGGAGGCCGGCTGCCTGCTCTATGAAGTCGGCGTCAGTGCCGATGCCCCGGACACCGTTTTTGTTTGTGAACTGTGGAAGTCGCCGGAGGCGCACCAGGCTTCGCTGCAGCTGGACAGCGTGCGGGCCGCGATCGCTGAGGCCGTGCCCCTGCTGTCCGGCGAGATGGGCGGCAACCAGTTCACGGTGCTGGGATCACCGCTCCGCTAG
- a CDS encoding N-acetylglucosamine-6-phosphate deacetylase — MSSELILRGRIVTGSMDVTDGAVAVDGGRITFAGPASEFPGSNSAREALPAAADRILLPGLVDLHCHGAQGCDFSEGSVDGARSAARYLHSRGTTTLLASLVTGSPEHLVRNLKALRTLAEEGLIAGSHLEGPFLASGQCGAHDPGLLLEPDARLVGELLEAAGPTLASMTLAAELPGAAVLVDLLAPQGIIPSLGHTAADHHAAAEFLDRAAAGLGDPANPTGRFRPTVTHLFNAMPSLHHRSPGPVSASLRAAHAGNAVVELIADGVHLAPETVKLVFDLVGAENIALVTDSMAATGLQDGQYRLGTVAVTVGQGVARVDSTGAIAGGTATLLDVVRTTVAAGVALQDAVLAASAVPAAVLGISSQAGDLRAEMPADVVVVDSDLNLGGVLRRGEWVTALERSA; from the coding sequence ATCAGCAGCGAACTGATACTTCGCGGACGCATCGTTACCGGAAGCATGGACGTTACCGACGGCGCCGTAGCGGTCGACGGCGGCCGCATCACCTTCGCGGGGCCGGCGTCGGAATTTCCCGGCTCGAATTCTGCCCGCGAGGCACTTCCCGCTGCTGCTGACCGCATTCTTTTGCCCGGCCTGGTGGACCTGCACTGCCACGGCGCGCAAGGCTGTGACTTCTCCGAGGGATCCGTCGACGGCGCCCGGTCCGCCGCCAGGTACCTGCACAGCCGGGGAACCACCACGCTGCTGGCGAGCCTGGTGACGGGATCGCCGGAGCACCTGGTCCGGAACCTCAAGGCGCTGCGGACACTCGCCGAGGAGGGGCTGATAGCCGGTTCCCATCTGGAGGGACCCTTCCTCGCGTCCGGTCAGTGCGGCGCACACGACCCCGGGCTGCTGCTGGAACCGGACGCCCGCCTGGTGGGCGAACTGCTGGAAGCGGCCGGTCCCACTTTGGCCTCCATGACCCTGGCCGCCGAACTTCCCGGCGCCGCGGTGCTTGTGGACCTGCTCGCACCCCAGGGGATCATCCCGTCCCTGGGACACACGGCCGCCGACCACCACGCTGCCGCAGAATTCCTGGATCGCGCAGCCGCCGGACTCGGCGATCCAGCAAACCCGACCGGACGGTTCCGTCCCACCGTTACCCATCTCTTCAATGCCATGCCCAGCCTGCACCACCGCTCCCCCGGCCCCGTTTCAGCCAGCCTTCGAGCGGCACATGCCGGGAACGCCGTCGTGGAGCTGATCGCCGACGGCGTCCACCTGGCTCCCGAGACCGTCAAGCTGGTATTCGATCTGGTAGGGGCAGAAAACATTGCCCTGGTCACGGATTCCATGGCGGCCACCGGCCTGCAGGACGGGCAATACCGGCTGGGCACGGTCGCCGTAACGGTGGGCCAGGGCGTGGCACGGGTGGACAGCACCGGTGCCATCGCCGGCGGAACCGCCACTTTGCTGGATGTTGTCCGTACAACCGTCGCCGCGGGAGTCGCATTGCAGGATGCCGTCCTGGCGGCCAGCGCCGTTCCGGCTGCGGTCCTGGGAATCTCCTCGCAGGCAGGCGACCTGCGCGCGGAGATGCCGGCCGACGTCGTCGTCGTTGATTCAGACCTGAACCTGGGCGGGGTGCTGCGACGGGGTGAGTGGGTCACTGCGCTGGAACGGTCCGCGTAA